One window from the genome of Saccharicrinis carchari encodes:
- a CDS encoding YtxH domain-containing protein: MKDSGLLLGGMIVGAMLGAASALLFAPQSGQETRKQLKEKLNELEKEMKETQEKMKAKGGELKDELKAKISTIEGKIEKLLEEYKRSLEPTKAAK, translated from the coding sequence ATGAAAGATAGTGGTTTATTATTAGGAGGTATGATAGTAGGTGCAATGTTGGGTGCGGCCAGCGCATTATTATTTGCTCCCCAATCAGGTCAGGAGACCCGCAAGCAGCTCAAAGAAAAACTAAATGAGCTTGAAAAAGAAATGAAAGAAACCCAGGAAAAAATGAAAGCAAAGGGTGGCGAACTTAAGGACGAACTTAAAGCCAAGATAAGTACAATTGAAGGTAAAATTGAAAAATTGCTCGAAGAGTACAAGCGCTCGCTTGAGCCAACAAAAGCAGCAAAATAG
- a CDS encoding phage holin family protein → MSRKEKISDEIADIKQEIESYVQNKIDLTKLHVAEDLSKLTAGLAVRLLLFYIAFFVLLFLSMAAAYAIGSYTNNMVTGFIVVAGFYLLVGILFYLLRGILINRPIIKSFIHLFFPNYTKYEQ, encoded by the coding sequence ATGAGTAGAAAAGAGAAAATTTCAGATGAGATTGCGGATATCAAACAAGAAATAGAGTCGTATGTGCAAAATAAGATAGATCTCACCAAACTGCACGTAGCCGAAGATTTAAGCAAATTAACCGCCGGTCTTGCCGTGCGACTATTGCTATTTTACATCGCATTTTTTGTGCTGTTATTTTTATCCATGGCCGCTGCCTATGCTATTGGTAGCTATACCAATAACATGGTTACAGGTTTTATTGTTGTGGCCGGTTTTTATTTGCTGGTGGGTATTTTATTTTACTTACTGAGAGGCATATTGATTAACAGACCTATCATAAAATCATTTATTCATTTATTTTTCCCTAACTACACCAAATATGAGCAATAA